Proteins encoded in a region of the Macrobrachium rosenbergii isolate ZJJX-2024 chromosome 34, ASM4041242v1, whole genome shotgun sequence genome:
- the Droj2 gene encoding dnaJ homolog subfamily A member 1 yields the protein MVKETGYYDVLGVKPTATNDELKKAYRKLALKYHPDKNPNEGDKFKLISQAYEVLSNEEKRRIYDQGGEQAIKEGGSTGGGFTSPMDIFDMFFGGGRRREREKKVKDVIHQMSVTLEELYNGAVRKLALQKHVICSKCEGQGGKKPPEKCPTCRGTGMQVRIQQLGPGMVSQMQSMCSDCRGQGERINPKDRCKTCEGRKVVKDRKILEVHVDKGMEDGQKIVFSGEGDQEPGLDPGDIIIVLDEKEHETFRRVNSDLTMQMHITLVEALCGFQKPIKTLDDRTIVISAIPGEVIKNSDVKCVMGEGMPTYKNPFEKGRLLIQFMVDFPAHINSERIAKLEKILPVRPEIIIPDDSEECNLVEIERSQRNRRHNHSMYDDDDDEHDQRQHLQCQTS from the exons ATGGTGAAAGAAACGGGGTATTATGACGTGCTAGGAGTGAAACCCACGGCGACCAATGACGAACTCAAAAAGGCATACCGGAAACTCGCGTTAAAATACCACCCAGATAAGAACCCCAATGAAGGAGACAAG TTTAAGCTGATATCGCAAGCATACGAAGTTCTCAGCAATGAAGAGAAGAGACGAATATATGATCAGGGTGGTGAGCAGGCCATCAAGGAAGGTGGAAGCACCGGAGGAGGTTTCACATCGCCCATGGACATCTTCGACATGTTCTTCGGCGGAGGCAGACGGCGGGAACGAGAGAAGAA GGTGAAGGACGTTATCCACCAGATGTCCGTCACCCTTGAAGAATTGTACAACGGAGCCGTACGGAAGCTAGCTCTTCAGAAGCACGTCATTTGCAGCAAGTGTGAGGGGCAGGGTGGAAAGAAGCCCCCAGAAAAATGCCCTACGTGTCGTGGTACCGGTATGCAG GTTCGCATACAACAGTTGGGACCAGGAATGGTCTCGCAAATGCAGAGCATGTGCTCAGATTGTCGTGGTCAGGGAGAACGCATTAACCCAAAGGATAGATGTAAGACTTGTGAAGGTAGAAAA GTTGTTAAAGACCGTAAGATTTTAGAAGTCCACGTCGATAAAGGTATGGAAGATGGACAGAAGATCGTTTTCTCTGGTGAGGGAGACCAGGAGCCTGGACTGGACCCTGGTGACATCATTATTGTTCTTGATGAAAAAGAACATGAAACCTTTAG GCGAGTAAATAGTGATCTAACCATGCAGATGCACATTACACTAGTAGAGGCATTATGTGGATTCCAGAAACCGATCAAGACCTTAGACGACAGAACTATTGTGATCAGTGCTATTCCAG GCGAAGTTATCAAGAACTCTGATGTGAAATGTGTAATGGGAGAAGGCATGCCAACCTACAAAAATCCTTTCGAGAAGGGACGTCTCTTAATTCAGTTTATGGTAGACTTCCCTGCACATATTAATAGTGAACGTATAGCTAAGTTGGAGAAGATCCTTCCTGTAAG GCCAGAAATAATCATCCCCGATGACAGTGAAGAGTGTAACCTAGTAGAAATTGAAAGGTCGCAGAGAAACAGACGCCACAATCATTCCATGtacgatgacgacgacgacgagcaCGACCAGCGGCAACATTTGCAATGTCAGACCAGCTAG